ACCAGCGTGCCGGTGGCGCCTTCGATCACGATCTGCGCGGTGGCGTTGCCATGGATGCCCATCTTGTGCTCGAGGCCGGCGCAGAAGATCGGATTGCGCTCGCCCAGCGAGCCGTCGGGCTTCACCTTGAACTTCGGCACCACGAACAGGCTGATGCCCTTGCTGCCCTTGGGCGCGTCGGGCAGGCGGGCCAGCACCAGGTGAATGATGTTGCTCGTCATGTCGTGCTCGCCGGCCGAGATGAAGATCTTGCTGCCGGTGATGCGGTACGTGCCGTCGGCCTGCGGTTCGGCCTTGGTGCGCAAGAGGCCGAGGTCGGTGCCGCAATGGGGTTCTGTCAGGCACATGGTGCCGGTCCATTCGCCGCTCGTGAGCTTGGGCAGGTAGGTCTTCTTCTGTTCGTCGGTGCCGTGGGCCGCCAGTGCTTCATACGCGCCGTGCGAGAGGCCGGGGTACATGGTCCAGGCCTGGTTGGCGCTGTTGAGCATTTCGAACAGGCACTGGTTCACCACGAAGGGCAGGCCCTGGCCCCCGAAAGCCGGGTCGCACGAGAGCGCGGGCCAGCCGCCTTCGACATACTTGGCGTAGGCGTCCTTGAAGCCCGTGGGCGTCTTCACCTCGTGCGTGGTCTTGTCGAGCTTGCAGCCCTCTTCGTCGCCGCTGATGTTGAGCGGGAACGTGACTTCGGCCGCGAACTTGCCGGCCTCTTCGATCACCGCGTTGATGGTGTCGGCATCCGTCTCGGCGTGGGCCGGAAGCGCCTTGAGTTCATCGGCGACGTTGAGCACTTCGTGCAGCACGAACTGCATGTCGCGTACGGGTGGGTTGTAGCTGGGCATCCGGAACTCTCCTGGTCGAAAACTGGATAGATAAAAGAAAGGGGCAAGAACGAGAAAAAGGGGCCGCTCAGCGCACTGGCTTGAGTCGGCGGGAAGCAGGTTTGGCCACCGCAGCAGCGGCCTCGGCCGGCGGCGGCGCGTCCGGCGTGGCACTGCGCGCCAGGATGTTGTCGAAGCCGACATTCGCGCGCCCGATGGAGCCGGGCACCTGCAGGAAGCGCGCTTCATAGTGCAGCGCGAGGATCAGGCCGTGGATTTCGAACGCGACCTGGCGCTCGTCGGCGTCGGCGCGCAGATGGCCTTCGCTCTTTGCTTGAACGATGGCACGCAGAACCGCCGCCTGCCAGATGCTGACCGACTCCACGAGCGCATCGCGCACCGGGCCGGGACGGTCGTCGAATTCGGAAGCGCCGCTGATGTAGATGCAGCCCGAGTCAATCTCGGCCGAGGTGCGCTTCATCCAGTTGGCGAACATCGCGCGAAGCCGCGGCAGGCCGCGCGGCGCCTCAAGGGCGGGGAAGAACACCTCTTGCTCGAAACGTGCGTGATACTCGCGCACCACCGAGATCTGCAGTTCCTCGCGCGAGCCGAAGTGGGCGAACACGCCCGACTTGCTCATCTTGGTGAGCTCGGCCACTGCGCCGATCGACAGGCCCTCGAGCCCGATCTGCGCAGCCAGCGCCAACGCCGCATCGACGATGACGGCCTTGGTCTGCTGGCCCTTCTGGGCGGCGCGGACCGGCTTGGCGGGAACGGCATTGACGGACATCGCGGAAGCTCCGAATAAAACGAACGGTCGTTCTATTTTGCAGGGGCTTTGCACTTTGGCTGTCAATGTCCTTCCACGTTTTAAGGTTAATCGGCCGGAGACCGGGCCACCGCTGGCCCCCCGATCAGAACTCCTGCGAAACCGGCCGCAGCACCACCTCGTTGATGTCCACGTCGGCCGGCTGCTCCACGGCGTAGACCACAGCGCGCGCCACCGAGTCGGCGGGAATCTGGTTGGCCTCGTAGAAGGCCTTCACGCCGGCCGCGCTTTCGGCGTCGGTGCTGCCGAACTTCAGCTCCGACTCGATCGCACCGGGCGAGACGATGGTCACGCGCACGCCGCTGTTGCCCATTTCGACCCGCAACCCTTCGGAGATGGCGCGCACCGCGTGCTTGGTCGCGCTGTAGACCGTGCCGATCGGCGTGAACACCTTCAGTCCGGCGATGGACGCGACGTTGACGATGTGCCCGCTGCCCTGGGCCTGCATGCGCGGCAGCACCGCGGCAATGCCGTAGAGCACGCCCTTGATGTTGACGTCGATGGTGCGGTCCCACTCGTCGACCTTGAGCCTTTCGATCGGCGACAGCGGCATCACGCCTGCGTTATTGACCAGCACGTCGATGCGGCCGAAGGCTTCGACCGTGGCGGCCGCGAGCTTTTCCAGATCGGCGCGCTTCGCCACGTCGGTCGCGACCGCAATCGCCTCGCCGCCGGCCTGGCGGATTTCGGCGACGAGCTTGTCGAGCCGGTCGGTGCGGCGTGCCGCGAGCACCACCTTGGCGCCACGTGCGGCCAGGTGGCGTGCGGTCGATTCGCCAAGCCCGCTGCTCGCGCCGGTGACGATGGCGACCTTGCCCTTGATGTTGTCTTGAACGGATGTCATGGAAATTCCTTTCGGGTGTGTTGAAGAAGTGCATGCAGTGTGGAAAATCCTGGCGTTCCCGTAAATGAAACTATTGCGACTTCAGAATTCCTTAAACTGGAACGCACCTCTTCTTTTGAGTTCTTTTCTGAAAGCACCCACCGTGGCCAACCGTCTCGAAGCCCTGCGCGTGTTCTGCACCGCTGCTGCCGCCGCCAACTTCCGCGAAGCCGCGGCGCGCCTGTCCGTCTCGCCGCAGGTCGTGACGCGCGCGGTGCGCGAGCTCGAAGAAGAACTGGGCGAGCCGCTGTTCCACCGCAGCACGCGCGGCGTGCAGCTCACCGATTTCGGCCGGCAACTCGCGGAGCGCGCACGCGTGGCGGTGAGCGGCGTCGACGAGCTGTTCCACCAGATCGACCGGCGCACGCTGTCCCGCCACGCGGGCACGGTGCGGGTCACGGCGCCGCACATGTATGCGCGGCTCATTCCGCAGGCGCTCGCTCCGCTGCTGGCAGCGCACCCGGGGCTGGTGCTCGACCTGCGCCTGTCCGAGCAGCACGCCGATGTGGTCGACGAACAGATCGACATCGGTATCCGCGTGGGGCCGATGCGCGACGCGCGCTTTGTTGCGCGCACCGTCGGGAAGATGCCGCTGCATGTGGTCGCGGCGCCGGCGCTCATCGAAAGGGTCGGCACGCCGGCGAGCCTCGATGCGCTTTCGGCGCTGCCGCTCACGGCGCTGATCGACCTGAGCTCGGGCCGTCCCTGGCCGTGGGCGTTCAGCAAGCGGCGAGTCGTCACTGTGACGTCACCGGCTTTCGTGACTGACGACATCGATGCCGAATGCGCCGCCGTGCTGGCCGGCGTAGGCTTCGGCCAGCTCATCGCGCCGCTGGCCGAGCCCTGGCTGCAAACGGGCGCGCTGGTGGCCGTGCTGGAGGCCGAGGCACCGGAGCCATGGCCGATCAACGTCTACCGCCCGCAGCGCGCACCGGTGCCGGCGCGCGTGCGGCTGGTGTACGACGAGCTGATCCGGGTACTGCGCTGAACGCGTGACGGCGCCCAAACAAAAAAAAACGCGACGAGCTCTCGCCCGTCGCGCCGTTTTGTGGGCCTGCTTATTTAAAGCTTGAAAGGCACCACTTCCTGGCGCTGCTCGCCCAGCCCTTCGATGCCCAGCGTCATCACGTCGCCCTTCTTCAGGTAGAGCGGCGGCTTCATGCCCAAGCCCACGCCGGGCGGGGTGCCAGTGGTGATCACGTCGCCCGGCAAGAGCGTCATGAACTGGCTCAGGTAGCTCACGATCTTGGCGATGCTGAAGATCATGGTCTTGGTGCTGCCGGTCTGCATGCGTTTGCCGTTGAGGTCGAGCCACATCGACAGCTTTTGCGGGTTGGGCACTTCGTCGCGCGTCACGAGCCACGGGCCGAGGGGGCCGAAGGTGTCGCAACCCTTGCCCTTGTCCCAGGTGCCGCCGCGCTCGATCTGGAACTCGCGCTCGCTCACGTCGTTGATGGTGCAGTAGCCGGCCACGAAGTTGAGCGCGTCTTTTTGCGAGACATAGCGCGCGCGCGTGCCGATGACCACGCCAAGCTCGACTTCCCAGTCGCTCTTGACCGAGTTCTTCGGCAGCATGACCGGATCGTTCGGGCCCTGGATGCAGCTGGTCGCCTTCATGAAGACCACCGGTTCCGCGGGGATCGGCAGGCCCGATTCGGCCGCATGGTCGGCGTAGTTCAGGCCGATGGCGATGAACTTGCCGACGTTGGCCACCGGGCTGCCGAAGCGCGGCTTGCCCTTGACCAGCGGCAGCTTGTCGACCTTCTGCTTCTGCAGCTTGGCAATGGCGGCGTCGCCGAGTTGTTCGGGTCCGATGTCCTTGACCAGCGCGCTCAGGTCGCGCAGGCGGCCTTCGTCGTCGATGAGGCCGGGCTTTTCCTTGCCGGGGTTGCCATAGCGAACGAGTTTCATGTTGTCCTTTCTTGTGAGACTGATTGATTGACTAGCTAGTAAGTGGAGCGGCCGCCGGAGAGGTCGAACACGGCGCCGGTGGAAAACGAGCAATCTTCGGTGCAGAGCCAGCCCACCATCGCGGCCACCTCCTCGACCGTGCCGAAGCGGCCCATGGGAATTTTCGAGCGCATGAACGCGATGTGTTCGGGTGTCATCTGGTCGAAGATGGCTGTCTTGACTGCCGCGGGCGTTACGCAGTTGACGCGAATGCCGGTGTCGGCCAGTTCCTTGCCCAGCGACTTGGTGAGCGCAATCACGGCGGCCTTGCTCGCACTGTAGGCGCTGGCGTTGGGATTGCCCTCCTTGCCCGCGACCGAGGCGATGTTGACGATGCGGCCGTAGCCCTGCTTGCGCATCTCCGCGACCACTTCGCGGCAGCAGAAAAAGACGCCGTTGATGTTGACATCCATCACCTGCTGCCAGGCGTCCGCCGGGTAGTCCCAGAGCTTGGTGTTGGGCCCGGTAATGCCGGCGCTGTTGACCAGCGCGTCGATGCGCGGCGAATGCGCCAGCGTGGCCGCAACGGCCGCGGCCACGGACGGCTGCTGCGCCACGTCGACCTTTACCGCGAAGGCCTTGCCGCCCAGCGCCGCCGCGGCCTTGACGGCCGCGGCCTCGTCGCGGTCCCACAGCGTGACGCTGCCGCCCGATGCGATCAGCCGTTCGGCGATGCCGTAGCCCAGCCCCGTTGCGCCGCCGGTCACCACCGCATGGCGGCCGGCGAAGTCGAGCTGGTTCATATGGTGAGGCCGCCGTCCACCGTGAAGGCCTGGCCGGTTGCGAACACCGATTCGTCGCTGGACAGGAACACCACCACGGGCGCGATTTCCTCGGCTTGCGCGAGCCGCCCCATGGGCTGGCGCGCGATGAAGGCCTTGCGCGCCGCATCGGGGTCCTCGTTGGCGTTGATGCGCTCGCCGAGCGACGGCGTGTCGACCGTGCCTGGGCACACGGCATTGCAGCGAATACCGCGGGCCACGAAATCGGCCGCCACGCTCTTGGTGAGACCGAGCACCGCCGCCTTGGTGGTGCCATAGACGAAACGGTTGGGCAGGCCCTTCATGCTCGAGCAGACGCTCGCCATGTTGATGATGCTGCCGCGTCCCGCGGCCAGCATGCCGGGCAGCGCGGCCTGGATGGTCCAGAACTGCGCGCGCACGTTGAGCGCGAAGGCGAATTCGAGGTCCTTGTCGGTGGCATCGAGCGCGGTGCCGTTGTGCACCACGCCGGCGCAGTTGAACAGCACGTCGAGCGCGGGAAGACTCTTGAAGAAGGCACCGATCGCGTCCTTGTCCAGCACGTCGAGCCTGGCCGTGCGCACGTTGGCGACGCCCGCGTAGCGCTCGAGCAGCTTCTCGTTCACATCGGTCGCCCAGACCTGCGCGCCTTCGGCCGCCATGGCGAGCACGCTCGCGTGGCCGATGCCTTGTCCGGCCGCCGTCACGAGTACGGTCTTGCCCTTGAGTCTCATGCAATGTCTCCTTGAAGATGAATGGGAAACCGGCCGTTCAGGGTTTGGCCCGATGGCAATGGCGCGGTACGGATCGTATTCTGAATTGGCCTTACCACTTGTCCAATTCAGGACAACCCTTAACTGCCACCCCGTGCCGCTACAGACCGTCGAACCCCAGCGCTTGTACCGCCAGATTGCCGACCAGCTTCGCGGGCTGATCAGCCAGGGCGAATTCGCGGTCGGCGCGCGGTTGCCGGCCGAGCGCGATCTGGCCAAGCAGCTTGGCGTGAGCCGCCCCTCGGTGCGCGAAGCGCTGATTGCGCTCGAGGTCGAAGGCTGGGTCGAGGTCAGAACGGGCTCGGGCGTGTATGTGCTCGACCGCTCGCATCGGGCAAGCAAGCCGGTGGCGCCCACGGAATGGGGACCGCTGGAGCTGATTCGCGCACGCCGCGTGGTCGAGGGCGAAACCGCCGCCATCGCGGCCGCAGTGGGCAAGCGCAAGGACATCGACGCCCTGACCCGCGCCATCGAGATGATGCGCGAGCTCGCCGACCGCGAGGTCATGCCGCTCGAGGGCGACCGTGCGTTCCACGTGGCCATCGCCACGGCCGGCGGCAACGCCGTGCTGGTGGAAACGGTGCAGAGCTTCTGGGACTCCCGCAACGGGCCGATCTTCACGCGCCTCGGCGGCTATTTCGAAACGGTGCCGTCCTGGCGCTCGGCCATCGCCGAGCACGAGGCCATCCGCGATGCAGTGGCCGCGCGCGACGCCGAAGCCGCGCGCAACGCCATGCATGCCCACATGGACAACTCGCACCAGCGATTCAGCGCGAGCTGGCGCCGCGCAAAAGCCTCCTGAACGGCCCGCATCTTCTTCACATCACTACAACGGAGACAAACCGATGAACAGCAAACGCCAGACCCTCAAAGCCATCGCAGCCTGCGCCTTGGCAGCCACCGCACTGGGTGCCTCCGGCATCGCCGGCGCGCAAACCAAGCTCAAGTGGGCGCATGTGTACGAAACCTCCGAGCCGTTCCACAAATACTCGGTGTGGGCCGCGGAAGAAATCAAGAAGCGCACCAACGGCAAGTACGACATCCAGGTGTTTCCGGCCTCCAGCCTCGGCAAGGAAGCGGACATCAACCAGGGCCTGACGCTCGGCACGGTCGACATCGTTTTGACGGGCGCCAGCTTCGCGGGCAACACCTACAAGCCGCTGGCGGTCACTTACTTTCCGTTCATCTTCCGCGATGCCGAGCATCTTCTGAAGTACGCCAAGAGCGATGTGTTCCAGGAGCTTGCCAAGGGCTACGACGAGAAGAGCGGCAACCACATCACGGCGCTCAACTACTACGGCGCGCGCCACGTCACGTCGAGCGCCGCCAGGCCTGTGAACAAGCCCGAAGACATGAAGGGCCTGAAGATCCGCGTGCCCGACGCACCGGCGTACCTGGCCTTCCCCAAGGCCCTGGGCGCCAACGCCACGCCGATCGCCTTCGCCGAGGTCTACCTTGCGCTGCAGAACAACACGGTCGATGCGCAGGAAAACCCGCTGCCGACCATCGAAGCCAAGAAGTTCTTCGAGGTGCAGAAGAACATCTCGCTCACGGGCCACATCGTCGACTCGCTGCTGACGGTGACCTCGGGCCAGCTGTGGGGCAAGCTCTCGGCCGACGAAAAGAAGATCTTCACCGAGGTGATGCAGGAAGCCGCCGAAAAGACCGGCCGCGACATCATCGCCTCGGAAGTTCGCCTGACCGAAGAGTTCAAGAAGAAGGGCAACAACGTGATCACGGTGGACAAGGCCGCGTTCCGCGAAGCGGTGCTGAAGAACACCAAGCCGACCGACCACGGCTATCGCCAGCAGGACTACGACCGGATCACGGCAATCAAGTAAGCACTCTCTTTCTCCCTCTCCCTCCGGGAGAGGGTTGGGGTGAGGGCAAGCGGCGGCGAATTTGGCGCATGGCCGGATCGAGCGCCCTGCGCCCTCACCCTGGCCCTCTCCCCGAGGTAGAGGGGACAACACCATGAACGACGAAAAGATCATTGACGACGAAGGCCACTTCCACGCGGAAGACGAGGCCGTCGACCTTTCCTCCACCATTGCCGAAGGCTGGATATCGCTCGCGATCTTCTGGATGCTCGCGCTCACGGTGTTCTACCAGTTCGTCACGCGCTACGTGATGAACGACTCGGCCGCATGGACCGAGGAGGTGGCGCGCTACATGCTGATTGCCGTGGTCTTCATCGGCGCGGCCGTCGGCGTGGCGAAGAACAACCAGATCCAGGTCGACTTTTTCTATCGCCACATGCCGGCGGCCATGGGCCGCTGGATCTCGCGCGCGGTCGACGTGCTGCGCACCGCCTTCTTTGCCGCGGCCGTGGTCATGACCGTGCAGATGATGCTGAAGATCGGGAACACCACGCGCATGACCATCGTCGATGCGCCCATGAACATCGTCTACGGGCTGTGCCTGTTCGGCTTCATCGCAATGACCTGGCGCTCGATCCAGGTGGCGCGCATTCACTGGAAGCGCGGCTACAGCGTGCTCGAACGTCCCGAATCCACGCTGGCTGACCGCTGAGGCACCCGACGAGAACAACTGCATGCTGAAAATATTCTTCCTCGTTTTCATGGCCGGCGGCATTCCGGTGGCCGTGGCCATGGCCGGCGCCTCGCTGGCCTACATCCTCGTGAGCGGCAGCCTGCCGCCTTTCGTCGTCATCCACCGGATGGTGAGCGGAATCGACAGCTTCCCGCTGCTGGCGGTGCCTTTCTTCATCCTCGCCGGCAACCTGATGAACAACGCGGGCATCACCACCCGCATCTACAACTTCGCGCTGGCGCTGGTCGGCTGGCTCAAGGGCGGCCTGGGCCATGTGAACGTGCTCGGCTCGGTGATCTTCGCCGGCATGAGTGGCACGGCCATTGCCGATGCCGCGGGCCTCGGCACGATCGAGATCAAGGCGATGAAGGAGCATGGCTACTCGACCGAGTTCGCGGTCGGCGTGACTGCCGCCTCGGCCACGCTGGGGCCGATCATTCCGCCGAGCCTGCCATTCGTGATCTACGGGATGATGGCCAACGTGTCGGTGGGCGCGCTGTTCCTTGCGGGCATCTTGCCCGGCGCACTGCTGGCCATTCTGATGATGCTGACGGTGGCCTACTTCGCGCACCGCAACGGCTGGGGCGGCGATGTCAAGTTTTCCAGCACGCGTTTCTTCAAGGCCATGTGCGAACTGGCCGTGGTGATTGCCTGGCCGCTCCTGATGTGGCTGCTGGTTTCGAAGCTGGGCACGCCGCCGCAGCTCACGGTGTTTGCGGGGCTGGCATCGCTGTTCGTGCTCGACAGGATCTTCAAGTTCGAGGCGCTGCTGCCCATCATGACGCCGGTGCTGCTGATCGGCGGCATGAGCACGGGCCTGTTCACGCCCACCGAAGGCGCGATTGCCGCCTGCGTGTGGGCGATGATCCTGGGCTTCGGCTGGTACAAGACGCTGTCGTGGAAGATGTTCGTCAAGGTCTGCCTCGACACCATCGAGACCACCTCCACGGTGCTGTTCATCGTGGCGGCCGCGTCGATCTTCGGCTGGATGCTCACCGCCACGGGCGTGACCACCGACATCGCGAGCTGGGTGCTGGGCTTCACCAAGGAAGCCTGGGTGTTCCTGCTGCTGGCCAACCTGCTGATGCTGTTCGTGGGCTGCTTCCTGGAGCCCACGGCCGCGATCACCATCCTGGTTCCGATCCTGCTGCCGATTGCCACGCAGTTGGGCGTGGACCCGATCCACTTCGGCCTGGTGATGGTGCTGAACCTGATGATCGGCCTGCTGCATCCGCCGATGGGCATGGTGCTGTTCGTGCTGGCGCGCGTGGCGGGCCTGAGCTTCGAGCGCACGACGATGGCGATCCTTCCGTGGCTGATTCCGCTGCTGCTGGCATTGGTCGTGATTACCTATGTGCCGTCATTGGTACTGTGGCTGCCCAAAATGTTCTTCTAACCCCACAACACGAGTTCCACGATGAATCCCTTCATTCGACTGCATCCGGCCGACGATGTCGTGATCGCGCGCAGCCAGCTGGTCGGCGGCGCCAAGGTCGAAGACTTCGCGGTGCGCGGCCTGATTCCCGCCGGGCACAAGGTAGCGACGCACGCCATTGCCGCCGGCGAGCCGGTGCGCCGCTACAACCAGATCATCGGCTTCGCGAGCAAGCCCATTGCGGCCGGCGAGCATGTGCACACGCACAACCTCGACATGGGCCCCGACAAGGGCGACTTCGACCGCGACTACGCCTTCGGCGCCGACGTGAAGCCGGCGCCCGCGAAGCGCGAAGCCACGTTCATGGGCATCAAGCGAGCGGACGGCCGCGTGGCCACACGCAACTACATCGGCGTGCTCACGAGCGTGAATTGCTCGGCCACCGCGGCACGCGCGATTGCGGATCATTTCTCGCGCAAGACCAATCCGGCTGCACTGGCCGACTACCCGAACGTCGACGGGATCGTGGCGCTCACCCACGGCACGGGCTGCGGCATGGACACGCAGGGCATGGGCATGCAGATCCTGGAGCGCACGCTCACGGGCTACGCCACGCACCCGAACTTCGCGGGCGTGCTGGTGGTGGGCCTGGGCTGCGAGGCGAACCAGATCAACGCCTGGCTCGCGACCGGCCATCTGGCCGAAGGCGAGAACTTCCGCACCTTCAACATCCAGGACACCGGTGGCACGCGCAAGACGGTCGAGAAAGGCATTGCGCTGATCAACGAGATGCTGCCGCGCGCCAATGCGGTGAAGCGCGAGCCGTGCAGCGCGGCGCACATCACGATCGGGCTGCAGTGCGGCGGCTCGGATGGTTACTCGGGCATCAGCGCCAACCCGGCGCTCGGTGCCGCGGTCGACCTGCTGGTGGCGCACGGCGGCACGGCCATCCTCAGCGAGACGCCCGAGGTCTATGGCGCCGAGCATCTGCTCACGCGCCGGGCCGTGAAGCGCGAGGTCGGCCAGAAGCTGGTGGACCGCATCAAGTGGTGGGAGCACTACACCGAAATCAACGAAGGCGAGATGAACAACAACCCCTCGCCGGGCAACAAGGCAGGCGGCCTCACGACGATCCTCGAGAAGTCGCTCGGCGCGGTCGCCAAGGGCGGCACCAGCAACCTCGAGGCGGTGTACGAGTATGCGGAGCCGGTGACGGCGCATGGCTTCGTCTACATGGACACACCGGGCTACGACCCCGTGAGCGCCACCGGGCAGGTGGCCGGCGGTGCGAACATCATCTGCTTCACCACCGGGCGCGGTTCGGCTTATGGCTGCGCGCCCTCGCCGTCACTCAAGCTCGCGACCAACTCGGCGCTGTGGCAGCGGCAGGAAGAGGACATGGACATCAACTGCGGCGAGATCGTGGATGGCACGTCGTCGATCCAGGAAATGGGCCAGCGCATCTTCGAGCTGGTGCTCGCCACAGCCTCCGGTGAATCGTCGAAGAGCGAAAAACATGGCTACGGCCAGAACGAATTCGTGCCATGGCAAGTCGGCGCGGTGATGTAAGGAACCTATGCCCCAAACTCTTTCCGCCCCAGTCCTGCGAGCGCAATGCGCGCGCATCCTCGAAGCCGCCGGCAGCACGCCGGCCGAAGCCGCGCAGGTGGCCGCCAACCTGGTGCTGGCCAACCTGAGCGGCCATGATTCGCATGGCGTGGGCATGCTGCCGCGCTATGTGGACGCGGTGGCCGAAGGCGGGCTCGTGCCCAACGCATCGGTCAAGGTCAACGTCGATATCGGCACTCTGCTCGCGCTCGACGGCCAGCATGGCTACGGGCAGATCGTCGGGGTGCAGGCGATGGAACTCGGCATCGAGCGCGCGAAGCGGCACGGCAGCTGCATCTTCACGCTGTCGAATGCGCATCACCTGGGCCGCATCGGGCACTTCGCCGAAATGGCGACGGCCGAGGGCCTGGTCTCGATGCACTTCGTCAACGTGCTGTCGCGGCCCGTGGTGGCTCCCTGGGGCGGCGGCGACGGGCGCTTCGGCACCAACCCGTGCTGCATCGGCATTCCACTGGCGGGGGCCGA
The Variovorax paradoxus genome window above contains:
- a CDS encoding TRAP transporter small permease, whose translation is MNDEKIIDDEGHFHAEDEAVDLSSTIAEGWISLAIFWMLALTVFYQFVTRYVMNDSAAWTEEVARYMLIAVVFIGAAVGVAKNNQIQVDFFYRHMPAAMGRWISRAVDVLRTAFFAAAVVMTVQMMLKIGNTTRMTIVDAPMNIVYGLCLFGFIAMTWRSIQVARIHWKRGYSVLERPESTLADR
- a CDS encoding LysR family transcriptional regulator; this translates as MANRLEALRVFCTAAAAANFREAAARLSVSPQVVTRAVRELEEELGEPLFHRSTRGVQLTDFGRQLAERARVAVSGVDELFHQIDRRTLSRHAGTVRVTAPHMYARLIPQALAPLLAAHPGLVLDLRLSEQHADVVDEQIDIGIRVGPMRDARFVARTVGKMPLHVVAAPALIERVGTPASLDALSALPLTALIDLSSGRPWPWAFSKRRVVTVTSPAFVTDDIDAECAAVLAGVGFGQLIAPLAEPWLQTGALVAVLEAEAPEPWPINVYRPQRAPVPARVRLVYDELIRVLR
- a CDS encoding FadR/GntR family transcriptional regulator is translated as MPLQTVEPQRLYRQIADQLRGLISQGEFAVGARLPAERDLAKQLGVSRPSVREALIALEVEGWVEVRTGSGVYVLDRSHRASKPVAPTEWGPLELIRARRVVEGETAAIAAAVGKRKDIDALTRAIEMMRELADREVMPLEGDRAFHVAIATAGGNAVLVETVQSFWDSRNGPIFTRLGGYFETVPSWRSAIAEHEAIRDAVAARDAEAARNAMHAHMDNSHQRFSASWRRAKAS
- a CDS encoding SDR family oxidoreductase, whose product is MRLKGKTVLVTAAGQGIGHASVLAMAAEGAQVWATDVNEKLLERYAGVANVRTARLDVLDKDAIGAFFKSLPALDVLFNCAGVVHNGTALDATDKDLEFAFALNVRAQFWTIQAALPGMLAAGRGSIINMASVCSSMKGLPNRFVYGTTKAAVLGLTKSVAADFVARGIRCNAVCPGTVDTPSLGERINANEDPDAARKAFIARQPMGRLAQAEEIAPVVVFLSSDESVFATGQAFTVDGGLTI
- a CDS encoding SDR family NAD(P)-dependent oxidoreductase is translated as MNQLDFAGRHAVVTGGATGLGYGIAERLIASGGSVTLWDRDEAAAVKAAAALGGKAFAVKVDVAQQPSVAAAVAATLAHSPRIDALVNSAGITGPNTKLWDYPADAWQQVMDVNINGVFFCCREVVAEMRKQGYGRIVNIASVAGKEGNPNASAYSASKAAVIALTKSLGKELADTGIRVNCVTPAAVKTAIFDQMTPEHIAFMRSKIPMGRFGTVEEVAAMVGWLCTEDCSFSTGAVFDLSGGRSTY
- a CDS encoding fumarylacetoacetate hydrolase family protein, which encodes MKLVRYGNPGKEKPGLIDDEGRLRDLSALVKDIGPEQLGDAAIAKLQKQKVDKLPLVKGKPRFGSPVANVGKFIAIGLNYADHAAESGLPIPAEPVVFMKATSCIQGPNDPVMLPKNSVKSDWEVELGVVIGTRARYVSQKDALNFVAGYCTINDVSEREFQIERGGTWDKGKGCDTFGPLGPWLVTRDEVPNPQKLSMWLDLNGKRMQTGSTKTMIFSIAKIVSYLSQFMTLLPGDVITTGTPPGVGLGMKPPLYLKKGDVMTLGIEGLGEQRQEVVPFKL
- a CDS encoding SDR family oxidoreductase; the encoded protein is MTSVQDNIKGKVAIVTGASSGLGESTARHLAARGAKVVLAARRTDRLDKLVAEIRQAGGEAIAVATDVAKRADLEKLAAATVEAFGRIDVLVNNAGVMPLSPIERLKVDEWDRTIDVNIKGVLYGIAAVLPRMQAQGSGHIVNVASIAGLKVFTPIGTVYSATKHAVRAISEGLRVEMGNSGVRVTIVSPGAIESELKFGSTDAESAAGVKAFYEANQIPADSVARAVVYAVEQPADVDINEVVLRPVSQEF
- a CDS encoding TetR/AcrR family transcriptional regulator, which encodes MSVNAVPAKPVRAAQKGQQTKAVIVDAALALAAQIGLEGLSIGAVAELTKMSKSGVFAHFGSREELQISVVREYHARFEQEVFFPALEAPRGLPRLRAMFANWMKRTSAEIDSGCIYISGASEFDDRPGPVRDALVESVSIWQAAVLRAIVQAKSEGHLRADADERQVAFEIHGLILALHYEARFLQVPGSIGRANVGFDNILARSATPDAPPPAEAAAAVAKPASRRLKPVR
- a CDS encoding sialic acid TRAP transporter substrate-binding protein SiaP, with the translated sequence MNSKRQTLKAIAACALAATALGASGIAGAQTKLKWAHVYETSEPFHKYSVWAAEEIKKRTNGKYDIQVFPASSLGKEADINQGLTLGTVDIVLTGASFAGNTYKPLAVTYFPFIFRDAEHLLKYAKSDVFQELAKGYDEKSGNHITALNYYGARHVTSSAARPVNKPEDMKGLKIRVPDAPAYLAFPKALGANATPIAFAEVYLALQNNTVDAQENPLPTIEAKKFFEVQKNISLTGHIVDSLLTVTSGQLWGKLSADEKKIFTEVMQEAAEKTGRDIIASEVRLTEEFKKKGNNVITVDKAAFREAVLKNTKPTDHGYRQQDYDRITAIK
- a CDS encoding TRAP transporter large permease, giving the protein MLKIFFLVFMAGGIPVAVAMAGASLAYILVSGSLPPFVVIHRMVSGIDSFPLLAVPFFILAGNLMNNAGITTRIYNFALALVGWLKGGLGHVNVLGSVIFAGMSGTAIADAAGLGTIEIKAMKEHGYSTEFAVGVTAASATLGPIIPPSLPFVIYGMMANVSVGALFLAGILPGALLAILMMLTVAYFAHRNGWGGDVKFSSTRFFKAMCELAVVIAWPLLMWLLVSKLGTPPQLTVFAGLASLFVLDRIFKFEALLPIMTPVLLIGGMSTGLFTPTEGAIAACVWAMILGFGWYKTLSWKMFVKVCLDTIETTSTVLFIVAAASIFGWMLTATGVTTDIASWVLGFTKEAWVFLLLANLLMLFVGCFLEPTAAITILVPILLPIATQLGVDPIHFGLVMVLNLMIGLLHPPMGMVLFVLARVAGLSFERTTMAILPWLIPLLLALVVITYVPSLVLWLPKMFF
- a CDS encoding UxaA family hydrolase — protein: MNPFIRLHPADDVVIARSQLVGGAKVEDFAVRGLIPAGHKVATHAIAAGEPVRRYNQIIGFASKPIAAGEHVHTHNLDMGPDKGDFDRDYAFGADVKPAPAKREATFMGIKRADGRVATRNYIGVLTSVNCSATAARAIADHFSRKTNPAALADYPNVDGIVALTHGTGCGMDTQGMGMQILERTLTGYATHPNFAGVLVVGLGCEANQINAWLATGHLAEGENFRTFNIQDTGGTRKTVEKGIALINEMLPRANAVKREPCSAAHITIGLQCGGSDGYSGISANPALGAAVDLLVAHGGTAILSETPEVYGAEHLLTRRAVKREVGQKLVDRIKWWEHYTEINEGEMNNNPSPGNKAGGLTTILEKSLGAVAKGGTSNLEAVYEYAEPVTAHGFVYMDTPGYDPVSATGQVAGGANIICFTTGRGSAYGCAPSPSLKLATNSALWQRQEEDMDINCGEIVDGTSSIQEMGQRIFELVLATASGESSKSEKHGYGQNEFVPWQVGAVM